The proteins below come from a single Kitasatospora sp. NBC_00315 genomic window:
- a CDS encoding patatin-like phospholipase family protein: MHTFDRALALGAGGPVGAAWMAGLACGLGRGGVDLSEADLIIGTSTGAIIGAVLATGQDLDRLATPVRPADTNSTPPQVDGRRLGEAFAVLGSAASNPAEAWRRVGQIALAAETGPEQAHVTRMRAMAGADQWPDRKLLITAMDAETGEQEVFDRASGAPLPCVVAASTAFPGIYPPITINGRRYMDGSLRSATNAALAAGARTLVVIDPQAHLFPRELLQQELAVAAAHTVVTVEPDSASIRAFGSDLNDRTAWEPAYQAGLRQATDAAEQLRLAWQTGSDTD, translated from the coding sequence ATGCACACATTTGACCGGGCACTCGCACTGGGCGCCGGAGGCCCCGTTGGTGCGGCCTGGATGGCCGGACTGGCCTGCGGACTGGGCCGCGGCGGAGTGGATCTCAGCGAGGCCGATCTGATCATCGGCACGTCGACTGGCGCGATCATCGGCGCAGTACTGGCCACCGGTCAGGACCTCGACCGGCTCGCCACCCCAGTACGCCCCGCCGACACCAACAGCACCCCGCCCCAGGTGGACGGGCGCCGGCTGGGCGAGGCGTTCGCTGTGCTGGGCAGTGCCGCCTCGAACCCAGCCGAGGCCTGGCGCCGAGTGGGCCAGATCGCGCTCGCCGCCGAAACCGGCCCCGAGCAGGCACATGTCACCCGGATGCGCGCCATGGCCGGCGCAGACCAATGGCCGGACCGGAAGCTGCTCATCACCGCGATGGACGCCGAGACCGGCGAGCAGGAGGTCTTCGACCGCGCGAGTGGCGCACCGCTGCCCTGCGTCGTGGCGGCAAGCACGGCCTTCCCGGGCATCTACCCACCGATCACCATCAACGGCCGCCGATACATGGACGGCTCTCTGCGGTCGGCAACCAACGCCGCACTTGCGGCCGGAGCCCGCACGCTCGTCGTGATCGACCCGCAGGCGCATTTGTTTCCCCGGGAGTTGCTCCAGCAGGAGCTGGCGGTCGCCGCGGCGCACACAGTGGTGACCGTCGAGCCCGATTCGGCATCAATACGCGCATTCGGCTCGGACCTCAACGACCGCACGGCCTGGGAACCGGCCTACCAGGCGGGCCTTCGCCAGGCCACCGACGCCGCAGAGCAGCTCCGACTCGCGTGGCAGACCGGATCCGACACGGACTGA
- a CDS encoding VOC family protein — MDFVSIRIITDDVARLVEFYEKATGVSAIRATEDFAELRTPSATLAVASTRTVALFAPGSSRPADNHSVIIEFLVDDVDLVHANLAGFVGDFVTEPTTMPWGNRSMLLRDPDGNLVNFFTPVTPAAIEKFAR; from the coding sequence ATGGACTTCGTTTCGATCCGCATCATCACCGACGACGTCGCGCGCCTCGTCGAGTTCTACGAGAAGGCCACCGGGGTCTCGGCGATCCGGGCCACCGAGGACTTCGCCGAACTCAGGACCCCCAGCGCCACCCTCGCCGTCGCGAGCACCCGCACCGTCGCTCTGTTCGCCCCGGGTTCCAGCCGCCCGGCGGACAACCACAGCGTGATCATCGAGTTCCTCGTCGACGACGTCGACCTCGTCCACGCGAACCTCGCCGGCTTCGTCGGCGACTTCGTCACCGAGCCGACCACGATGCCCTGGGGCAACCGGTCGATGCTCCTCCGTGACCCTGACGGCAACCTCGTCAACTTCTTCACCCCGGTCACCCCGGCCGCCATCGAGAAGTTCGCCCGTTGA
- a CDS encoding DUF6368 family protein — translation MLVIELAETVPVAVIERLRELLGTLSARFEEKRVGEYDLLIRTESFGIADVDEVDGHRPFLVSLMGPGIGDESIFRAEHPDEDDQKALIGFAPTHAVDVIALANEPIDHITTALLTVAIMEVTGGIANAELAQGQRAIVDGLPGLIATKRTDWPTLPAAYGSAEFIKAWSRQSGFRLLT, via the coding sequence GTGTTGGTGATTGAGTTGGCAGAGACGGTTCCCGTTGCCGTGATCGAGCGGCTACGGGAGTTGTTGGGAACCTTGTCGGCGCGGTTCGAAGAGAAGCGCGTCGGTGAGTACGACCTCCTGATCCGGACCGAGAGCTTCGGCATTGCGGACGTCGATGAAGTCGATGGTCATCGGCCATTCTTGGTCTCGCTCATGGGGCCTGGGATCGGTGACGAGTCGATCTTCCGAGCCGAGCACCCCGACGAGGACGATCAGAAAGCTCTCATCGGCTTCGCGCCAACGCATGCGGTCGATGTCATCGCTCTCGCCAACGAGCCGATCGACCACATCACGACCGCCTTGTTGACCGTGGCAATCATGGAGGTGACCGGCGGTATCGCCAACGCCGAGTTGGCCCAGGGGCAGCGAGCCATCGTGGACGGCCTTCCAGGACTGATCGCCACGAAGAGAACTGACTGGCCGACGCTGCCGGCCGCGTACGGCTCCGCAGAATTCATCAAGGCATGGTCAAGACAATCCGGCTTCCGGCTCCTGACGTAA
- a CDS encoding DUF4328 domain-containing protein, protein MATELLIIVHVILGTADGISPAVFAATARITIPLFLSIVVMFLCWFRRCRLNAEVLAPGKHRYAVNSTVGMWFVPVVMWWAPRRIALDIRRAGGATGGDWVINAWWAAWLAKSVGVTAYMVVDLSGDINAPPIVLVDIVASALAILMIRQVTATQDATADATTGESATRTWRPS, encoded by the coding sequence GTGGCCACGGAGCTGCTGATCATCGTGCACGTGATCCTGGGAACGGCTGACGGGATCAGTCCGGCGGTCTTTGCCGCGACCGCCCGGATCACGATTCCGCTGTTCCTGAGCATCGTCGTGATGTTCCTCTGCTGGTTCCGTCGGTGCCGGCTCAACGCCGAGGTGCTCGCGCCCGGCAAACACCGGTACGCGGTGAACAGCACGGTCGGCATGTGGTTCGTACCGGTGGTGATGTGGTGGGCGCCACGGCGGATCGCGCTGGACATCCGGCGCGCCGGCGGCGCGACCGGCGGTGACTGGGTGATCAACGCCTGGTGGGCCGCATGGCTCGCCAAATCCGTCGGGGTGACGGCCTACATGGTGGTCGACCTGAGCGGCGACATCAACGCGCCCCCCATCGTCCTGGTCGACATCGTGGCATCGGCTCTGGCGATCCTGATGATCCGACAGGTCACCGCCACCCAGGACGCCACGGCCGACGCGACCACCGGCGAGAGCGCTACGAGGACCTGGAGGCCCTCGTAG
- a CDS encoding 4-hydroxybenzoate 3-monooxygenase → MTDRLSEETRGVLIVGAGPAGLVLGNLLLAAGVDCVIVERQSRAHVEQRARAGFLAANTVRILTDAGLADGLLKDGRQHDTCAFRTESGEFELAYGDRGRGEAHTVYPQQHLVRDLVAEFLARGGDLRFGTAAVEIAGLASDRASVTVRTPDGGSHRLHGAFVAGCDGRHGTARATVPATAARRHVRDHGVSWLALLAAAPQSMAAVAYAVHRDGFAGHMARTPDVTRYYLQVDPGDDPDAWTDRRVWEALDRRMRTDVHGPLHRGEILERRVLAMRSDVLDPIQYGRLFLVGDAASLISPSAAKGANLAVMEAETLARALAARLHGDDERLLARYSADCLPRIWRAQEFSHWMIGLLHGPTGDGDEAAFLRALQHARLESLRTSRRHQDHFADNYVGI, encoded by the coding sequence ATGACGGACCGTCTGTCCGAGGAGACCAGGGGCGTTCTGATCGTCGGCGCGGGGCCGGCCGGCCTGGTGCTGGGCAACCTGCTGCTCGCCGCAGGCGTCGACTGCGTGATCGTGGAGCGGCAGAGCCGCGCCCACGTCGAGCAGCGTGCCCGCGCGGGCTTCCTGGCCGCCAACACCGTCCGGATCCTCACCGACGCCGGCCTGGCCGACGGCCTGCTCAAGGACGGTCGGCAGCACGACACCTGCGCCTTCCGCACCGAATCCGGTGAGTTCGAGCTGGCGTACGGCGACCGGGGTCGGGGCGAGGCGCACACCGTGTACCCGCAGCAGCACCTCGTCCGGGACCTGGTCGCCGAGTTCCTCGCACGCGGTGGAGACCTGCGCTTCGGGACGGCCGCCGTCGAGATCGCCGGCCTCGCCTCGGACCGGGCATCCGTCACGGTCCGCACGCCGGACGGCGGGTCGCACCGGCTGCACGGCGCTTTCGTCGCCGGCTGCGACGGCCGGCACGGCACCGCCCGGGCCACCGTCCCGGCCACGGCCGCCCGGCGCCACGTACGCGACCACGGCGTCTCCTGGCTCGCCCTGTTGGCCGCCGCGCCGCAGAGCATGGCCGCCGTCGCGTACGCCGTCCACCGGGACGGCTTCGCCGGGCACATGGCGCGCACGCCCGACGTCACCCGGTACTACCTCCAGGTCGATCCCGGTGACGACCCGGACGCGTGGACCGACCGGCGCGTCTGGGAGGCCCTGGACCGGCGGATGCGCACCGACGTGCACGGACCGCTGCACCGGGGCGAGATCCTGGAGCGGCGGGTCCTCGCCATGCGCTCGGACGTGCTGGACCCGATCCAGTACGGCCGGCTGTTCCTGGTCGGCGACGCCGCCAGCCTGATCAGCCCCTCCGCCGCCAAGGGCGCCAACCTGGCCGTCATGGAGGCCGAGACGCTCGCCCGGGCCCTCGCCGCCCGGCTGCACGGCGACGACGAGAGACTCCTCGCCCGCTACTCCGCCGACTGCCTGCCCCGGATCTGGCGCGCCCAGGAGTTCTCGCACTGGATGATCGGCCTGCTGCACGGGCCGACCGGGGACGGCGACGAGGCGGCCTTCCTGCGGGCGCTGCAGCACGCGCGGCTGGAGAGTCTGCGGACCTCCCGCCGCCACCAGGACCACTTCGCCGACAACTACGTCGGCATCTGA
- a CDS encoding TetR/AcrR family transcriptional regulator, giving the protein MGRKQLWDQAEVLASAMRLFRRRGYLGSSLRDIEEATGLHPGSLYRVFQSKDGLFCAALDAYNDQVVQGRVRAHLLEPADPVAGIRSFFTSTFETGLDPDPGCLLTNSAVESFAVPQAAEGVRRGLETIESGFAEALTRARALGLLSADLDVEGSAAHLLALYQGLLVLVRAGTPLTKLHTITDGAMASIGPEKEGQR; this is encoded by the coding sequence ATGGGCCGCAAGCAGCTCTGGGATCAGGCGGAAGTACTGGCCTCGGCCATGCGGCTGTTCCGTCGCCGCGGCTACCTCGGCTCCTCCCTGCGGGACATCGAGGAGGCGACCGGGCTGCATCCGGGCAGCCTGTACCGGGTCTTCCAGAGCAAGGACGGCCTGTTCTGCGCGGCACTGGACGCCTACAACGACCAGGTGGTGCAGGGCCGCGTCCGGGCCCATCTCCTGGAGCCGGCGGACCCCGTGGCGGGCATCCGGTCGTTCTTCACCTCGACGTTCGAGACCGGCCTCGATCCCGATCCGGGGTGTCTGCTCACCAACAGCGCCGTGGAGTCCTTCGCCGTTCCGCAGGCCGCCGAGGGGGTCCGCCGGGGGCTGGAGACGATCGAGTCCGGCTTCGCCGAAGCCCTGACGCGTGCCCGCGCCCTGGGCCTGCTGTCCGCGGATCTGGACGTCGAGGGCTCGGCGGCCCACCTGCTGGCGCTCTATCAGGGCCTGCTGGTGCTGGTCCGGGCCGGCACCCCCCTCACCAAACTGCACACGATCACCGATGGCGCGATGGCGTCGATCGGCCCCGAGAAAGAGGGACAGCGATGA
- a CDS encoding DUF6188 family protein, translating to MNLRGLAVTKISVGYQVLLHLESDARVDLGCPFTLTQGVGDGRQDVFIDPGRQDEAAALGLFGAKVLSAVAFKTGSLRLLFDNGCHLTGRADSSFEAWEVHGPGGWRIISMPGGKLAVWSAVEVQAVEPDQGAGDADRRRQ from the coding sequence ATGAATCTTCGTGGTCTGGCCGTCACCAAGATCAGCGTTGGCTACCAGGTGTTGCTGCACCTCGAATCGGATGCCCGCGTGGATCTTGGATGCCCCTTCACGCTCACCCAGGGTGTCGGCGACGGCCGTCAGGATGTCTTCATCGACCCCGGGCGACAGGATGAGGCGGCGGCACTCGGGCTGTTCGGAGCGAAGGTCTTGTCTGCAGTGGCCTTCAAGACGGGTTCGCTGCGGCTGCTCTTCGACAACGGCTGTCATCTCACCGGCCGGGCGGACTCGTCGTTCGAGGCATGGGAAGTGCACGGACCGGGAGGCTGGCGGATCATCTCGATGCCGGGCGGAAAGCTCGCGGTCTGGTCGGCGGTTGAGGTGCAAGCCGTAGAGCCGGATCAGGGCGCCGGCGATGCGGACCGCCGGAGGCAGTGA
- a CDS encoding methyltransferase, whose product MTAPQPAHPHTDPADLDRIDRAVRFIGANDSADVLAGMLPALTGTERDALAAHVSFAHAAVLVFPPGLDELRADLHDRGLAVGASVPSVVVRERLAARHGRTAASLEVGILRAPVRGADGGPREIEIFALAVPPGSGLEPVATAERVHQHEAHLAFEVTTPDPVVLAGLRGILLGAGRARSDGGGHNARENSTVLYFRTDAATGGAYHRLELNIRGHHPALLAEHCLPTDGPAEQLLRLMTGAWATQAIAVAAELRLADHLEQVPAPDTAQLAELTGTHPDSLRRLLRYLASLGVLRPDGGEYRTTSLGRLLRTGAEHSMHPLALLYGGPFYHSFGELGRAVRTGREAFEHVFGAHHFPYFAGHPELADLFDRAMAASAPMFHPVADLVDFSTAKVVVDVAGGNGELLSHILRAEPHLEGVLLERPHALEAARGVLTAAGCADRCRLEAGDFTEAVPSGGDVYLLSRVLHDWDDTQCLAILRRLAEAMPRHAELLIVERLLPTDGAPSLAVPWDVHMLCNVGGRERTAAHYGRLLADAGFELTGRTGLPLDGALLTARRSR is encoded by the coding sequence ATGACCGCACCGCAGCCCGCGCACCCGCACACCGACCCGGCCGACCTCGACCGGATCGACCGTGCCGTCCGGTTCATCGGCGCCAACGACTCGGCGGACGTCCTCGCCGGAATGCTGCCGGCCCTCACCGGCACCGAACGGGACGCCCTGGCCGCGCACGTCTCCTTCGCACACGCAGCCGTGCTGGTCTTCCCACCGGGACTGGACGAACTCCGCGCGGACCTGCACGACCGGGGCCTGGCCGTCGGGGCGTCCGTCCCGAGCGTCGTCGTCCGCGAGCGCCTGGCCGCCCGGCACGGACGCACCGCCGCATCGCTGGAGGTCGGCATCCTGCGAGCCCCCGTCCGGGGCGCCGACGGCGGACCGCGCGAGATCGAGATCTTCGCGCTGGCCGTGCCACCCGGATCGGGTCTCGAACCGGTCGCCACCGCGGAGCGCGTACACCAGCACGAGGCACACCTCGCCTTCGAGGTCACCACGCCGGACCCGGTGGTGCTCGCGGGCCTGCGCGGCATCCTGCTGGGCGCCGGCCGGGCCAGGAGCGACGGCGGCGGCCACAACGCCCGGGAGAACTCCACCGTGCTGTACTTCCGCACGGACGCGGCGACCGGCGGCGCCTACCACCGGCTGGAGTTGAACATCAGGGGGCACCACCCGGCGCTGCTCGCCGAGCACTGCCTCCCGACCGACGGGCCCGCGGAGCAGTTACTCCGTCTGATGACCGGCGCCTGGGCGACCCAGGCCATCGCGGTCGCCGCCGAACTGCGCCTCGCCGACCACCTGGAGCAGGTGCCCGCCCCGGACACCGCCCAGCTCGCCGAGCTCACCGGCACCCACCCCGACAGTCTCCGCCGGCTGCTGCGCTACCTGGCCTCCCTCGGTGTGCTGCGGCCGGACGGCGGGGAGTACCGGACCACCTCGCTCGGCCGGCTGCTGCGCACCGGAGCCGAACACTCGATGCACCCTCTCGCGCTGCTGTACGGCGGCCCGTTCTACCACTCGTTCGGCGAGCTGGGACGGGCCGTCCGCACCGGGCGGGAGGCCTTCGAGCACGTTTTCGGTGCCCACCACTTCCCGTACTTCGCCGGGCACCCGGAGCTGGCCGATCTGTTCGACCGCGCGATGGCGGCGAGCGCGCCGATGTTCCACCCGGTGGCCGACCTGGTGGACTTCTCGACCGCCAAGGTGGTGGTCGACGTGGCGGGTGGCAACGGCGAGTTGCTCAGCCACATTCTGCGGGCCGAACCCCACCTGGAGGGAGTGCTGCTGGAACGGCCCCACGCGCTGGAGGCCGCCCGCGGCGTCCTCACGGCAGCGGGCTGCGCCGACCGCTGCCGGCTGGAGGCGGGCGACTTCACCGAGGCCGTCCCGTCGGGCGGCGACGTCTACCTGCTCTCCCGGGTACTGCACGACTGGGACGACACCCAGTGCCTGGCCATCCTGCGGCGGCTGGCCGAGGCGATGCCCCGGCACGCCGAACTGCTCATCGTCGAGCGTCTGTTGCCAACGGACGGGGCACCCTCGCTGGCCGTGCCGTGGGACGTCCACATGCTCTGCAACGTGGGCGGCCGCGAGCGCACGGCCGCCCACTACGGCCGGCTGCTCGCCGACGCCGGGTTCGAACTGACCGGCCGGACGGGCCTGCCGCTGGACGGCGCGCTGCTCACGGCACGCCGTAGCCGCTGA
- a CDS encoding alpha/beta hydrolase yields the protein MRVVFVHGACVRDGSWWWHRTADLLAERGVASAAPALPSCGETGEPTNARGPGLAEDVDAVRQVLTASDEPTVVVAHSYGGIVTAEAATGVEAVRHLLLVSSYLPEVGQSLSSFGGPEPAPFLDIDPEGGTFTVRSDALAETFLQDCGPEIQRQAMDKRARQSLAVLEQPVRSAAWQHAATTYLVCTQDRGTPAELQREFAAKAGSVVELDAGHHPFLSRPADVRDLVLSL from the coding sequence ATGAGGGTTGTCTTCGTGCACGGGGCATGCGTCAGGGACGGATCGTGGTGGTGGCACCGCACCGCTGACCTGCTGGCCGAGCGGGGCGTCGCCAGCGCGGCGCCGGCCCTGCCGAGTTGCGGCGAGACGGGTGAGCCGACTAACGCGCGGGGCCCGGGACTGGCGGAGGACGTCGACGCGGTCCGGCAGGTGCTGACGGCGAGCGACGAGCCGACCGTCGTGGTCGCCCACAGCTACGGCGGCATCGTCACCGCGGAGGCGGCGACGGGCGTCGAAGCCGTACGCCATCTGTTGCTCGTGTCCAGTTACCTGCCCGAGGTCGGGCAGAGTCTCTCCTCGTTCGGCGGCCCCGAGCCCGCCCCGTTCCTCGACATCGATCCCGAGGGTGGCACGTTCACCGTCCGGTCGGACGCCCTGGCCGAGACGTTCCTCCAGGACTGCGGTCCGGAGATCCAGCGACAGGCGATGGACAAGAGGGCCCGGCAGAGCCTGGCGGTCCTCGAACAGCCGGTACGGTCCGCCGCCTGGCAGCACGCGGCCACGACCTACCTCGTCTGCACGCAGGACCGGGGCACCCCCGCCGAGCTGCAACGCGAGTTCGCCGCCAAGGCAGGCAGCGTCGTGGAGCTGGACGCCGGCCACCACCCGTTCCTGTCCCGGCCGGCCGACGTCCGCGACCTCGTGCTGAGTCTGTGA
- a CDS encoding DinB family protein, whose translation MSTVERPVPPLNADERTTLESWLDFHRATLAMKCEGLDDEQAAVASVPPSGFTMTGLVQHMAEVERNWFRRVLAGEQAPPIHDPQADPRGPDGGFELAAGATLSAALATWNTEIAHARAHCADRALADTGRFMEQDVNLRWIYVHMIEEYARHNGHADLLRERIDGVTGV comes from the coding sequence ATGAGCACCGTCGAACGCCCTGTGCCGCCTCTGAACGCCGACGAGCGCACCACGCTCGAAAGCTGGCTCGACTTCCACCGCGCCACACTCGCCATGAAGTGCGAGGGCTTGGACGACGAGCAGGCGGCCGTCGCGTCCGTGCCTCCGTCCGGCTTCACTATGACCGGTCTCGTCCAGCACATGGCGGAGGTGGAGCGGAACTGGTTCCGCCGAGTGCTTGCCGGAGAACAGGCGCCCCCCATCCATGACCCGCAGGCCGATCCGCGCGGCCCCGACGGTGGCTTCGAACTGGCTGCGGGCGCCACCCTGAGCGCCGCCCTCGCCACCTGGAACACGGAGATCGCCCATGCCCGCGCGCACTGCGCGGACCGCGCTCTGGCCGATACCGGTCGCTTCATGGAGCAGGACGTCAATCTCCGCTGGATCTACGTCCACATGATCGAGGAGTACGCCCGTCACAACGGTCACGCCGACCTGCTCCGGGAACGCATCGACGGCGTCACCGGCGTGTAG
- a CDS encoding IS110 family transposase produces MFDTEDVGVFLGLDVGKSTHHGHGLTPAGKKVFDKQLPNSEPKLRAVFDKLTAKFGTVLVIVDQPASIGALPLTVARDAGCKVAYLPGLAMRRIADLYPGEAKTDAKDAAVIADAGRTLPHTLRSLELTDEITAELTVLTGFDQDLAAEATRTSNRIRGLLTQFHPSLERVLGPRLDHQAVTWLLERHGSPAALRRAGRRRLIELIRPKAPRMAQRLINDVFDALDEQTVVVPGTGTLDTVVPSLARSLAAVQEQRRALEAQINTLLEAHPLHPVLTSMPGVGVRTAAVLLVTVGDGTSFPTAAHLASYAGLAPTTKSSGTSIHGEHAPRGGNRQLKRAMFLSAFACMNADPASRTYYDKQRARGKTHTQALLRLARQRISVLFAMLRDGTLYESRTPAVALAA; encoded by the coding sequence ATGTTCGATACGGAAGACGTGGGCGTGTTCCTCGGCCTGGACGTCGGCAAGAGTACTCATCACGGTCATGGGCTCACCCCGGCCGGGAAGAAGGTCTTCGACAAGCAGCTGCCCAACAGCGAGCCGAAGCTGCGAGCCGTTTTCGACAAGCTGACCGCGAAGTTCGGCACCGTCCTGGTGATCGTGGACCAGCCCGCCTCGATCGGCGCCCTGCCACTGACCGTCGCGCGAGACGCGGGATGCAAAGTCGCCTACCTGCCCGGCCTCGCCATGCGCCGGATCGCCGACCTCTACCCCGGCGAGGCCAAGACCGACGCCAAGGACGCCGCCGTGATCGCGGACGCCGGCCGCACCCTGCCGCACACCCTGCGTTCGCTGGAACTCACCGACGAGATCACCGCCGAACTCACCGTCCTGACCGGCTTCGACCAGGACCTCGCCGCCGAGGCCACCCGCACCTCCAACCGGATACGCGGCCTGCTCACCCAGTTCCACCCCAGCCTGGAGCGCGTCCTTGGCCCCCGCCTCGACCACCAGGCCGTCACCTGGCTTCTTGAACGCCACGGCTCCCCGGCCGCCCTGCGCAGAGCCGGCCGCCGCAGACTCATCGAACTCATCCGGCCCAAGGCCCCGCGCATGGCCCAGCGGCTGATCAACGACGTCTTCGACGCGTTGGACGAGCAGACCGTCGTCGTCCCGGGCACCGGCACCCTCGACACCGTCGTGCCCTCCCTGGCCCGCTCACTCGCGGCCGTCCAGGAACAGCGCCGGGCCCTGGAAGCCCAGATCAACACCCTACTGGAGGCCCACCCTCTTCACCCGGTCCTGACCTCGATGCCCGGCGTCGGCGTCAGGACCGCCGCCGTCCTGCTGGTCACCGTCGGCGACGGCACCAGCTTCCCCACCGCCGCCCACCTCGCCTCCTACGCCGGCCTCGCCCCCACCACGAAGTCGTCAGGCACCTCGATCCACGGAGAACACGCACCCCGAGGAGGAAACCGGCAGCTCAAACGCGCCATGTTCCTCTCAGCCTTCGCCTGCATGAATGCCGACCCCGCCTCCCGCACCTACTACGACAAGCAACGAGCCCGCGGCAAAACCCACACCCAGGCCCTCCTCCGCCTCGCCCGCCAACGCATCAGCGTCCTGTTCGCCATGCTCCGCGACGGCACCCTCTACGAGTCCCGAACCCCAGCCGTCGCCCTCGCCGCATGA
- a CDS encoding cold-shock protein, producing the protein MATGTVKWFNAEKGFGFIEQDGGGPDVFAHYSNIASQGFRELQEGQKVSFDITQGPKGPQAENIVTA; encoded by the coding sequence ATGGCTACCGGCACCGTGAAGTGGTTCAACGCCGAAAAGGGCTTCGGCTTCATCGAGCAGGACGGCGGCGGTCCGGACGTGTTCGCCCACTACTCGAACATCGCCAGCCAGGGATTCCGTGAGCTTCAGGAGGGCCAGAAGGTGTCCTTCGACATCACGCAGGGACCGAAGGGCCCCCAGGCCGAGAACATCGTCACGGCGTAG
- a CDS encoding TfoX/Sxy family protein — MSGSRSLAEHPAAQPAPLGEVTAHRCSGSRAVRSHGSRFATVMDTLHLRVDGVTRSSYEEAGSTPFTYRAGGREVVVHAYYGAEAEVIDDRAELCALARPAVA; from the coding sequence GTGAGCGGTTCCCGCAGCCTCGCCGAGCACCCGGCCGCCCAGCCGGCGCCGCTCGGCGAGGTCACCGCCCACCGCTGCTCCGGCAGCCGGGCAGTGCGCAGCCACGGCAGCCGGTTCGCGACGGTGATGGACACCCTCCACCTCCGCGTCGACGGCGTGACCCGCTCCTCCTACGAGGAGGCCGGGTCCACACCGTTCACCTACCGTGCAGGCGGCCGCGAGGTGGTGGTGCACGCGTACTACGGCGCCGAGGCGGAAGTGATCGACGACCGGGCCGAGTTGTGCGCCCTGGCCCGCCCGGCAGTGGCCTGA
- a CDS encoding nuclear transport factor 2 family protein, which translates to MNDSQQLWENYAACWSADPEERLAALGTVAVDEVAYRDPGTEVSGAAALAAYMAGFAGAFPGHRFRIDEVLDHHDRSLARWTQLGEHGEPAMTGVSTALHRDGRLADITGFFLSA; encoded by the coding sequence ATGAATGACTCACAGCAGCTCTGGGAGAACTACGCGGCGTGCTGGTCGGCCGACCCGGAGGAGCGACTCGCCGCACTCGGCACGGTCGCGGTCGACGAGGTCGCCTACCGGGATCCAGGGACGGAGGTCAGCGGCGCGGCCGCGCTGGCCGCCTACATGGCCGGGTTCGCCGGGGCCTTCCCCGGTCACCGGTTCCGCATAGACGAGGTACTCGACCACCACGACCGGTCGCTGGCGCGGTGGACCCAACTCGGCGAACACGGCGAGCCCGCCATGACGGGCGTGAGCACCGCACTCCACCGCGATGGCCGGCTCGCCGACATCACGGGGTTCTTCCTCTCCGCGTGA
- a CDS encoding TetR/AcrR family transcriptional regulator, translated as MGRPPDPARREATLARATDYVLAYGLAGLSLRPLATALDTSPRMLLYDFGSKQELVSAVLAEARRRGATRLAENLPAQAASAEEHLRGIWAWISAPERAPYVRLIFEVHADGLAHPENYPDQAEAITGWFDTLGATIRDITTDPDDTVTPTLVMAVIRGLLFDLTTTGDRHRTDRALDRFCELLRH; from the coding sequence GTGGGGCGACCCCCAGATCCCGCCCGACGGGAGGCCACGCTGGCGCGGGCGACCGACTACGTACTGGCATACGGCCTGGCCGGGTTGAGCCTGAGGCCGCTGGCCACAGCTCTCGATACCAGCCCGCGGATGCTGCTCTACGACTTCGGCAGCAAGCAGGAGTTGGTATCTGCCGTCCTTGCCGAGGCCCGCCGCCGTGGTGCGACACGGCTGGCCGAGAACCTCCCGGCGCAGGCAGCCTCTGCGGAGGAACACCTGCGCGGCATCTGGGCCTGGATCAGCGCACCCGAGCGCGCCCCGTACGTCCGGCTGATCTTCGAGGTGCACGCCGACGGCCTCGCTCATCCCGAGAACTACCCGGACCAGGCCGAGGCGATCACGGGCTGGTTCGACACCCTCGGCGCCACGATCCGCGACATCACCACCGACCCTGACGACACCGTCACTCCCACGCTGGTCATGGCCGTCATCCGGGGCCTACTGTTCGATCTCACGACCACCGGCGACCGCCACCGCACCGACCGCGCCCTGGACCGCTTCTGCGAACTCCTCCGGCATTGA